A window of the Lactuca sativa cultivar Salinas chromosome 5, Lsat_Salinas_v11, whole genome shotgun sequence genome harbors these coding sequences:
- the LOC128125947 gene encoding uncharacterized protein LOC128125947, which yields MKASALRREIIGIKQHKREAFHTYWERFKKICARCPKHGITEYQVLQYFIEGMTPMEIRLPNASRGGSLPNKTPTEIRNQIKNMAEDSKHSSHDEEWYMDAPRGVKEVQTTQIEAQLSELTKVVMMLAKDKGRLSTKSYTSIPKKTTISSKSTKTTFSTSKFPAKASTTTTSTSGFIKHTLEDIVKSLATSAQSFQKETKSSLKSLEQQVSQLAQSVSKMESQGKLPSQTEKNPKHNTCAITIRGGKSYDGPKMSGEEEEEKEIEVEEAIKEEERKNTSKSKKPIETEEKVKPAPFPSRLTSTKREREDDKIMAIFQKFKINIPFLDAMKQILRYAKFL from the exons ATGAAAGCTTCAGCCCTACGGAGGGAAATCATTGGAATTAAGCAACACAAGAGAGAAGCTTTTCACACATATTGGGAAAGGTTCAAGAAAATTTGTGCTCGTTGTCCCAAGCACGGAATTACCGAGTACCAAGTCCTCCAATATTTTATTGAAGGAATGACTCCAATGGAAATAAGGCTTCCTAATGCTTCAAGAGGCGGATCTTTACCCAACAAGACTCCAACCGAAATCCGCAACCAAATCAAGAACATGGCTGAAGATTCTAAACATTCAAGCCATGATGAGGAATGGTACATGGATGCACCCCGAGGTGTAAAGGAAGTCCAAACCACTCAAATTGAAGCTCAATTGTCCGAGCTTACGAAAGTGGTTATGATGCTAGCCAAAGACAAAG GGAGATTATCAACCAAATCATACACATCAATACCAAAAAAGACCACCATTTCCTCAAAATCAACAAAGACCACCTTTTCAACCTCAAAATTTCCAGCCAAGGCATCCACCACAACCACCTCCACAAGCGGGTTCATCAAGCATACACTAGAAGATATCGTCAAGAGCCTTGCCACTAGCGCTCAAAGCTTCCAAAAAGAAACAAAATCAAGCTTAAAAAGCTTGGAGCAACAAGTTTCACAACTTGCTCAGTCTGTTAGTAAGATGGAATCACAAGGCAAGCTACCATCTCAAACCGAGAAGAACCCAAAACACAACACATGTGCCATTACCATAAGAGGTGGGAAAAGCTACGATGGTCCAAAGATGTCgggtgaagaagaggaagagaaagagattgaGGTGGAAGAAGCTATCAAAGAAGAGGAAAGGAAAAATACTTCCAAGTCAAAGAAACCAATAGAAACCGAAGAGAAAGTCAAACCAGCTCCATTTCCTTCAAGGCTAACAAGTACAAAGAGAGAACGGGAAGATGACAAAATAATGGCAATATTTCAAAAGTTTAAAATCAATATTCCCTTTTTAGATGCTATGAAACAGATTCTTAGATATGCTAAGTTTCTTTAG